The following are encoded in a window of Coregonus clupeaformis isolate EN_2021a chromosome 22, ASM2061545v1, whole genome shotgun sequence genomic DNA:
- the gja5b gene encoding gap junction protein, alpha 5b — MADWSLLGNFLEEVQEHSTSVGKVWLTILFIFRILVLGTAAESSWGDEQEDFTCDTEQPGCENVCYDTAFPIAHIRYWVLQIVFVSTPSLIYMGHAMHTVRMEEKRRRKEQEDQGGGDREEGGEDGVEEKHYLEHGGEKGGECGKEGSGMGRVRLRGALLRTYVLSILIRTLMEVVFIVVQYLLYGVFLNALYVCHSRPCPHPVNCYVSRPTEKNVFIVFMLAVSGVSLFLSAVELYHLAFKQCQRFLRSKRQQQQQQQQQLLQGRTPSSATVIAAEPDSPPRPSMPCTPPPDFSQCVSSSPHTHPMHSHPHPSCPPFNNRLAHQQNSVNMATERHRVVHDDLGTEDFLHMTYEGHADMPNACNPPPLLLHNGFQNGFLKEKRRLSKTSGSSSRVRPDDLAV; from the coding sequence ATGGCCGACTGGAGTCTCCTGGGCAACTTCTTGGAAGAGGTGCAGGAGCACTCGACGTCTGTGGGCAAGGTATGGCTCACCATCCTCTTCATCTTCCGTATTCTGGTCTTGGGCACGGCCGCCGAGTCTTCATGGGGCGACGAGCAGGAGGACTTCACCTGCGACACGGAGCAGCCCGGTTGCGAGAACGTTTGTTACGACACCGCCTTCCCCATCGCCCACATCCGCTACTGGGTGCTGCAGATTGTCTTCGTGTCCACACCGTCGCTCATCTACATGGGCCACGCCATGCACACGGTGCGCATGGAGGAGAAACGCCGGCGCAAGGAGCAGGAGGACCAGGGGGGAGGTgacagggaggaaggaggggaggacggcGTAGAGGAGAAGCATTATCTGGAGCacgggggagagaaggggggagagtgCGGGAAGGAGGGCAGCGGCATGGGGAGGGTGCGTCTGCGCGGGGCGCTGCTGCGGACTTACGTGTTGAGCATCCTGATCCGGACGCTAATGGAGGTGGTCTTCATCGTGGTGCAGTACCTCCTCTACGGGGTCTTCCTCAATGCCCTGTACGTGTGCCACAGCCGGCCCTGTCCCCACCCGGTTAACTGTTATGTCTCGCGGCCCACGGAGAAGAATGTGTTCATCGTGTTCATGCTGGCCGTGTCGGGCGTGTCACTGTTTCTCAGCGCTGTGGAGCTCTACCACCTGGCCTTTAAGCAGTGTCAGAGGTTTCTGAGGAGTAAAcgacaacagcaacaacaacagcagcaacagctACTACAAGGACGCACGCCCTCAAGTGCAACGGTCATCGCCGCTGAACCTGACAGCCCACCCCGTCCGTCCATGCCCTGCACCCCGCCCCCAGACTTCAGCCAGTGTGTGAGCTCTTCCCCTCACACCCACCCCATGCACTCCCACCCCCATCCTAGCTGCCCCCCCTTCAACAACCGGCTGGCCCACCAGCAGAACTCGGTCAACATGGCCACCGAGCGCCACCGTGTTGTCCACGACGACCTGGGGACGGAAGACTTCCTGCACATGACCTATGAGGGGCACGCCGACATGCCCAACGCCTGCAACCCGCCCCCTTTGCTGCTCCATAATGGCTTCCAAAATGGCTTCCTGAAGGAAAAGAGGCGTCTGAGCAAGACCAGCGGCTCCAGTAGCCGTGTGCGACCCGATGACTTGGCAGTATAG